The following are encoded together in the Anopheles nili chromosome 3, idAnoNiliSN_F5_01, whole genome shotgun sequence genome:
- the LOC128723043 gene encoding solute carrier family 17 member 9 has protein sequence MMEEKLKYSFLRDFNDGQSIWTRNEKRTWFLTLLTGTCMLYSTRTTMPLLVPAVAAERKWSKTDSGTVLSSFFWGYTLTQVLGGYLSDKFGGQKVILLAAIGWSLITFWMPNIITSSTLFASYSIPFIVTVRIINGACQGVHFPSMISITSQNLSSCERASFFSILTSGSALGTLLTGIVGSFLLDYFGWPTAFRVIGFLGLSWTLFLRYYTMASDRSRIINISLPSRMYTKLGTPETVPWLRLFERSSFWACVLAHACEMNCFFVLLSWLPTYFHENFPHAKGWVVNMIPWLALPPVTFVGKLLTEHLLAKQWSLTRIRKLVQSICFLGQNCALFIMCRTQDFNMALTCMSIIIGLSGLHNNAVTVNPQDLAPSHSGSVFGLMNTVGAIPGFLGVYLAGHILELTQSWSAVFSTAAAINTFGWLIFTMFGSAETIV, from the exons ATGATGGAAGAAAAGCTAAAATATTCATTCCTGCGTGATTTTAACGATGGACAAAGCATATGGACCAG GAATGAAAAGCGAACCTGGTTCCTTACGCTCCTCACGGGCACCTGCATGCTGTACTCGACCCGCACAACCATGCCGCTGCTCGTACCGGCCGTGGCAGCCGAACGGAAGTGGAGTAAAACCGATTCCGGCACAGTGCTGAGTTCGTTCTTCTGGGGCTACACGCTCACGCAGGTGCTCGGGGGCTATCTAAGCGACAAGTTTGGTGGCCAGAAAGTCATCCTCCTCGCGGCCATCGGTTGGTCGCTGATCACGTTCTGGATGCCAAACATCATTACCTCGTCGACGCTGTTCGCGTCCTACTCCATCCCGTTTATTGTTACCGTTAGAATAATCAATGGCGCCTGCCAGGGCGTGCACTTTCCCAGCATGATAAGCATCACTAGTCAGAATTTAAGCTCGTGCGAGCGGGCCAGCTTCTTCAGCATACTCACGTCCGGGTCCGCACTTGGGACGCTCCTGACCGGCATCGTCGGGTCGTTCCTGCTCGATTACTTCGGTTGGCCAACCGCATTCCGGGTGATTGGCTTCCTCGGGCTCTCGTGGACGCTGTTCTTGCGGTATTACACGATGGCTTCTGACCGGAGCCGAATTATAAACATCTCCCTACCGAGCCGGATGTACACGAAGCTCGGCACGCCGGAAACGGTCCCGTGGTTGCGGCTATTTGAGCGCAGCTCGTTCTGGGCCTGCGTCTTAGCGCATGCCTGCGAGATGAACTGCTTCTTTGTGCTGCTCTCGTGGTTACCGACGTATTTTCACGAGAATTTCCCCCATGCTAAG GGCTGGGTGGTTAATATGATCCCTTGGTTAGCGCTTCCACCGGTAACGTTCGTGGGAAAGCTACTCACGGAGCATCTGCTCGCTAAGCAGTGGTCGCTGACGCGCATCCGTAAGCTGGTCCAGAGCATATGCTTTCTGGGACAAAACTGTGCGCTATTCATCATGTGCCGAACGCAAGATTTCAACATGGCACTGACATGCATGTCAATTATCATCG GCCTCTCGGGATTGCACAACAACGCGGTCACGGTTAACCCACAGGACCTCGCCCCGAGCCACTCCGGTAGCGTGTTTGGGCTGATGAACACCGTCGGTGCGATACCGGGCTTTCTCGGTGTGTACCTTGCCGGGCACATACTCGAGCTAACGCAATCGTGGTCGGCCGTGTTCAGTACAGCGGCCGCAATCAACACATTTGGGTGGCTCATCTTTACGATGTTCGGATCGGCCGAAACGATCGTCTAA
- the LOC128723044 gene encoding uncharacterized protein LOC128723044: MAAGCSKTFTSKYEEERFYDVEHEEFCINFDFSNSSTCWICNGYYGPSYEEPLCGTCHSFIFPNHPQDEAEGLATEVSDDEDSGNDEPPETGSEARYRSDDDPDYDVLERPRPSAPRNVNQYLEMLSQPRETDESQKQICALPVEVLLSIFSYLDDLSLWNAGEVCNQWRRILEVHIPQQMWKKYTKERWPLFQQISTIPNWLHMYGALMKSCFCRTCLIQMALKAPMRGRVNHIRANRLRGDIRSLDLDATEGIDAVALDNQLFHWQASILGPAGSPYEGGKFFLYIVIPCSYPMLPPQVRFLTKIVHPNVSRHGDVGIDIIQHNWSLALTISKLLLSVQSLLTDPFTQICMEPELGRMYENDRPKFEALARCWTWKYAMYEVLPPLGGLP; the protein is encoded by the exons ATGGCTGCAGGCTGTAGCAAAACGTTTACTTCCAAGTACGAAGAGGAGCGATTCTATGACGTTGAGCATGAAGAATTTTGTATaaatttcgatttttcg AACTCGTCGACCTGTTGGATCTGCAATGGGTACTACGGACCAAGCTACGAGGAGCCCCTGTGTGGTACGTGCCACTCGTTTATATTTCCCAACCACCCGCAAGACGAAGCCGAGGGACTGGCCACGGAGGTGTCGGACGATGAGGACTCTGGCAATGACGAACCACCAGAGACGGGCTCCGAGGCTAGGTACCGTTCCGATGACGATCCCGACTACGATGTGCTGGAAAGGCCCCGTCCATCGGCGCCCCGTAACGTAAACCAATATCTGGAAATGCTTTCGCAACCACGTGAAACTGACGAATCGCAAAAGCAAATTTGCGCCCTGCCTGTGGAGGTGCTGCTGTCGATATTCTCCTACCTTGACGACCTATCCCTGTGGAACGCGGGCGAGGTTTGCAACCAGTGGAGGCGGATACTGGAGGTGCACATTCCGCAGCAAATGTGGAAGAAATACACAAAGGAACGATGGCCACTGTTCCAACAGATATCGACCATTCCTAACTGGCTGCAT ATGTACGGTGCCCTGATGAAGTCCTGCTTCTGCCGCACGTGCTTGATCCAGATGGCCCTCAAGGCTCCGATGCGTGGACGCGTGAATCACATCCGCGCGAATCGACTTCGCGGCGACATTCGTTCGCTGGATCTGGACGCGACGGAGGGTATCGATGCGGTGGCCCTTGACAACCAGCTATTCCACTGGCAGGCATCAATACTCGGTCCAGCCGGAAGCCCATACGAGGGTGGTAAATTCTTCCTCTACATCGTTATACCCTGCTCGTACCCGATGTTACCGCCACAGGTGCGGTTTCTGACAAAAATCGTTCATCCGAACGTTTCCCGTCATGGCGACGTTGGAATTGATATCATTCAGCACAACTGGTCGTTGGCACTCACTATCTCTAAGCTGCTTCTGTCCGTCCAAAGCTTATTGACGGATCCATTCACACAG ATTTGCATGGAGCCAGAGCTGGGCCGAATGTACGAGAATGATAGACCAAAGTTTGAAGCCCTCGCGCGATGCTGGACGTGGAAGTACGCCATGTACGAAGTGTTGCCACCACTTGGCGGTCTCCCGTAA